ctgaatacttttagaatgtactgtacatgtactgGTGTGTGGGTACCTGTCAGCAGGACATTTTTGTTGTCCTGTTCTCATTTTAAATTGGTGTCGTTcagtccttgagctgttcttgttcgttgatgttctgtattatttcACGTTCAGGAAGAGTTGCTGCTTCAGCAACAGTTAATGGGGATCCCAATAAAACACTAAATACACTGACCTTTTCCTCTCacctttttgtctctctctttctctcctttgttCCTCCCCTCACCGTGTCACccatctctgtccccctcctctgtccccccccctTGCCTCTCCCAGGCAGCAGGCGTATGATCGATGTTATGGATGTGAGCACTCAGAAGGGTATAGAGATGTCTATGGCCCAGTGGCGACGTTACTACGAGACGCCCCCCTCCCAGAGGGACAAACTCTACAACGTCATCAGCCTGGAGTTTAGCCACACCAAACTGGAGAACCTGGTCCAGAGGCCTACATCGGTCAgtctgatatatatatacacataggAACGCAcgggcactcacacacacacacaccgagctgACAATCCTGATCCGGAGGCCCGCGTTTGCcagtctgagacacacacacaggcatattaGCACGCAGACACGCATATCAGCGCACACACACCCTCCTGTCTGTTCTTACCACCTCCTGTGTATCTTATCAGGTGGACATCATAGACTGGGTGGACAACATGTGGCCTCGGCAcctgaaggagagacagagagactccaCCAACTCCATCACAGACATGCAGTACCCCAAAGTGCAGAAGTAAGGCTCAAATGTGTccccaaatggcacgctattccctatgtagtgcacaactATTGACCAGGGTCTTCAGGCTCTGCCAACTCCCATCACAGACATGCAGAAGTGAGACCCTCTCCCTCATCAACTGCATTCTccttcccccttttccctcctccaACCTCTGTTCCAGGTACTGTCTAATGAGTGTGCAGGGCTGCTACACGGACTTCCACATTGACTTCGGAGGTTCCTCGGTCTGGTACCACATACTGCGGGGAGGCAAGGTAAGAGCGGGCGACTTAATCTCACACTGCAAGACTTGACTCGAGTCTCGACTTAAGAGTCGGACCCCTACGACTTGAGATTCGAGTAAGAGCAACTCTTGTTTCCCCACACTTCTTACCTCTGACCCCTTGCTTCCTGTCAGGTGTTCTGGCTGATCCCGCCCACGCCTCAGAACCTGGAGCTGTATGAGGACTGGGTGTTGTCAGGGAAACAGGGAGACATCTTCCTGGGAGACAAGGCCCAGGACTGTCAGAGGATAGAGCTGAAGCAGGGCTATACCTTCATGATCCCTTCAGGTACCCACTTAATATGTAGTGAAATCTGGTGTACATGTATTGTaatgccttggcagcagctaatggggatccataataaatacacttTGAATTGTACTTGTGCTTTGGCACATACAGATATTTAGCCGTTTGAACTTCAACCTTGTCTGTTCCTGTTTCTGATGTTGATCTTTGTTTGTGTCctgtcaggatggatccatgcgGTCTACACTCCAGTGGACACCCTGGTGTTTGGGGGGAACTTTCTCCACAGCTTCAACATCCCCATGCAACTCAACATCTACAGCATTGAGGACAGGACACGggtgggtcacacacacacacacattctcccatttaatctctctctcctaaATGTACTGAATGTTTTTATTCCTGAGCACTCGTAGAAGAGAAGTTCCTATGTATGTAGTGGAGGTTACTAATAAGTTGAACTTGGTGTCTGTGCAGGTACCAGCCAAGTTCCGTTACCCGTTCTACTATGAGATGTGTTGGTACGTGTTGGAGAGATACCTCTTCAGTCTGACCAACACTTCCTACCTCACGCCTGACTTCCAGAAACATTCCCTGGGCATCGGTCAGTGCCAACactaccctctctctgtttctgtctctttgtttctctgttctcgctctcacccccccccatccctccctctcacccccccaacaCTTCTCTAACCATCATTACTCTATATTAGGTGATTACGTGTGAATGACAACACGAGATCTATAGCTTGAGGCGTGCGTTCTCCGTATTACGTGTTAGACTACAAACCTTGAATTGCTCCGTGAAGTGCCTTCTCTTTCCAGCTCCGCCTCTTAATCTCTCCGTCTGCCCCCCCAGGTCTTACGAGAGACCCTCCACCTGTGAGTCCGTCAACGGCCACACCCagagggaggatgaagaggaggctCCCCCGACGCGGGGCTCTAAGcccggggtgaaggttcacctgaCGCCCTTTGAGCTGGAGGGTCTGTGGAACCTGCTGGGGAAGCTGGAGTCGCTGCCCTCACAGAAGAACTGTGTCCCGGCGGGCATACACAATGCTCCCGCGCTGCTGCACGACATCAGGGTGGGTACGGGGTGTGTCTGACAAGAGTTAAATATCCTAATATCAAAATGGATGCATGCAGggctgactgtaagtcactttagATGCGTCTGATGATTGGCATGTAttataaagtgtgtgtgtcttttttgtTCACGTATTAACCTTCCTGTCCTCTCTTAAGGCCCTGCTGAAGGAGCATGCTAATGACATCCCCAAACTGTCCTACACTGGGAAGCCCATCGTCAAGTGGCCCACTAGGGTGAGAAGGACACGCCACATTCAGTCACGTGCTCATAGTAACCGTTTACACTCGTCGCCATAAACGGGTTCAGATTGGCAGGTTTGGCCACTGAGAAGCGCCTTAATTGGGACGCCAGCGGCTGTACGGTAACATGCTGTAcctgacgtcagagctcaggttgTCCACTTCACGGCTCCTGACAGCCATTATAAACTTGAGCACCGCACGGCAAGGAGTTGACCTCCCCACCCCtcctttttgggggggggggtcgtcTGAGTCACGGAAATGCATTTTAAATTATGAGGACtcaatgtattttgaaagatgaagTGTTGAGGTTGATAATAAATACAGCTTTGACATCATACAAGCCAAACACCTGGGTCCAAATGTGAACTGCACATTTCCATATAAAACTCATGTCATATACAGCGTGAATGATCACTGTTTGATGTATAAGATGGCATGGTGTcataggctcattctgttcagaacagggTATGTTTGTCTATCGTGAAGAGAATTTCTAGGCACACGAATGCACTCCCGACTCCGTTCTACACACACCGAAATTCcgatctgtttctctgaattgccGTGTGAAAGCCTGACACCGTAAGATCGTATTTGACAACTTAGCCAGTCATGTTGGCAGTAGAAACAAGTTTTCAAGTGATGCCCACTTGACCCAGACTGCAGTTTATAATGAGATGTTTTTGGACagcagtaattgtgtgatggcggggacacagggctgtgttccaaacaaatcATCTACAAGTGTACTGGtacttgctctagttcctcagcGGCACAACTAGCAGAGCTCAAAAAGGACCTTTatatagttgaagactcttcacataaaagtgcattgaattGAATAATAATtattgaaaaatatatttaaataatgTTACTGAAGTATCCAgattacagtaaatgtaaaatgcacataaaatcaagtTTAATGTTTGGATTCAATCTTGTCAGGTAAACTGTTGTCCTCAACTTTGGTTGAATCATTTTCCCATCATAACCCATAACTGTTGCTACCATTCTTATGCATTTTGTTCTGTGAGAACCAtttcaatgtagccctgtccatatagGCCTCTAGCCACAAGTCTGAAGGGTTAACACGCGTGTACTGTACATTGTCATAAGACGAGAGCGAATCATGCCACGTTCATGCCATGACTCCTCCACACCTCAAACGCTTAAAATCCATGTTACTTATCTGACTCTCAAATTCGAAGGGTCATTTAATCCACAGAGGGATGCTTTTCCAGACAGAGATTAAGCCTTGTGCTGGACTGTTTCCTTCCTTCGCCTCCAAAAACTTTGAATGTATCTTTATCCCATTCATTCTCACCCCCCCCACCCTTCCAGCCGTCGTGGTACcagcctcctccccctcctcccccggtGGCTCGTCCCAAGCTGTCTGCCACGGTGGTGACCCCGCGACCCCAGAAGCCCGCCTCCTCCATGTCCGTGCTGCGGCGGCGGCGCGTGCGGTGTAAGCGCTGCGAGGCCTGCGTCAGGACGGAGTGCGGGGACTGTAACTTCTGCAGGGACATGAAGAAGTTTGGCGGGCCGGGGAAACTCAAACAGACCTGCGTGCTCCGACAGTGTCTGGcggtgagagaaagaggggggtgtGTTTGATCTGTGTGAGCTGTCAGATTTGTACAGTCGAAGCATTGTCACTCTCCCTCTGCTAGCTGTGTGTGTCACTTACTGCTTGGATTTGATGCCTGTGTCCTTATCTATCTGTTTCCCAGCtagtatactgtgtgtgtgtgtgtgtgtgtgtgtttgattcatTCTGACAGAATATACTAGTCTCTGTGtattaactcctctctctctctctcccccagccggGTCTGCCCCTGTCAGTGGTGTGTGAGCTCTGTGGAGAGGGGaaccaggagggaggagaggggccaGTCTTCGCCCTCACCCTCATGGAGTGTTCCAACTGTGCCCAGATAGCCCACCCCGCCTGCCTCAAGGTAACCCCCGACACACTCCTCAAACTATACTTTACCTTCAAGTTTCAGCTTCATCTTACTCACCAGAGCTCTCGCAATCTAATCCGCATTCAAACATGCATgaccacacacacaatcacttttttgttgttgtcttgtgACATCAGTACAGATGGAGGTTAAACTCTCCCTCTTACCTCTTTCTTTTTGTTCTCAAACAAAATGCTCTATACCTCTAAccaccctttcctctctccctccacctctcgctctctctctgtctctctaggtaACAGGGGAGGGTGTGGTGAACACCGATCTGCCCAGCTGCTGGGAGTGTCccaaatgtgttctgggaatcaCCGATACTGAGGTAGACCCTCCTCCTTTATCtacacgctctctctcacacacacacaccactgtgtCCCGGCGAGCTAACGGCCGTGACTCTCTCCCTGTGCTGTGTGTCAGTCTTCGGGTACCGATGATGATGACGACAGCGGGGCGTCCGTTGGCCTCTGCGCTGGCGCAAGCCCCCTCTCCCCCGccgccctctcctcctcccaggggCCTTTAGGGGTCTCCATGGAGCCAGGCTCCGCTCCTGGGTTGGGGGACGAGGGCTGGGGCAGGGCGTTACTGCTACACCCAGGGCTGGTTCCCAaccaccccccctcctcctcctcctggtccTCAGAGGCGCCCCTTCCCTCCCCTGGTCAGCTACTACCACAGCAGCGCGGCCTCAAGCGGGCGGGGAGATGGGCAAGCGGGCGCAGGAAGAGGGTGAGAGGCCTACCGCCGCCACCGTCCTTCCCCCCGCCCGTTACATCATCATCACGCGCCTATCGCTGCTCTGACTGACgaggggaggggctgggggagacgTGGTGCTTTGGGCTCCACAAATACTGGGCGAATGCAGAACCCTTTGCTTTAGGGTTGATATCAGACCTGAGTTTTAagtcatttcaaatactttatctgtTCTTGTTTTGAGCTTCCCTAGCTTAATGTTccaatagaatagtcccaaaTCTGCACATCTTGCACTCCGGGCAAACTCAAAAGTATTTCGAGGTTTTCAACCCTTTGAACCCAGGTCTAGTCCATATGAGACAGTATTTGTGGAGCAGAAAGTGTTTGTAGCCTGAACGAAAGCCCAAAGCATGCAGAGGTTGAGTGAGAGAAACGGCGGCTTGTGATGTGAATGTTCTTGTCTGTCTTCACAGTGCAGCATtatgtcaacagagatgttacaGTATTCAATGAACAGTGAGTTTCTGTTGCATTgatgttttttatttgttttttgattTCAGGTGAAAGGGGACAAGAATAAAATGTTACACGCGGTAAGCATGCCAGCCAATAAAAATTTATTCAATTAAACCGAAGACCGTTTTTCATCCTTACCCTAACGGATACTTTGttctctccctcctatcctccctctctccttccagaaACGCAAGTCTTCTTCGTATCTCGACGGCCGCATAGCTAAGATCTACCGTCGCGGTGGTCACAGCGATGACTCGGGcagcgatgatgatgatgacgacgatgatgaggatgatgatgatgatgaaggatCCAGGGGCGGAGGAGGCGGCGGCGCGGGAAGGAAGATGTCCGGACCACGCCCTCGCGGCAGTGGTTCCGCCTCTCGAAGAGGGTACGGGACTGGGAGGCGAGGCATTTGGAGAGGCTCCTCCCACAGAGGGGCAGGCCGTGGGAGCGGGCTGGCCCCTCACTCCTCCCTGAAGATGAGGCGTGGCAGAGGGGGGGTGGGgcgaggggacagggagagaggcggGAGAGTGCGCCTCCGGGGAGGCACCAGGATGCAGAGACGCAGGGACGAGTCAGAGGAGGACGacaacgatgatgatgatgatgaagatgacgaCAGCGAGGAAGATCCGCAGCATCACCACCGGCATAAAGACCACCGGCCACGCCGCAGGCGGAGGAGAACGGACGACGAGGAAGACGACGATGAAGACGATGAGGAAGACAGCTCGGCCCGGGACctggagggggaggatgaggacGTGGACGATGAAGATGAGGATGAGGAAGACGACGAGAACCAGTCAGACTCCGAACCAGAGCCTCCTGTTCTCCTGGTGTCTGACCTTAACGACGACTTCCTAAATGGCTCGTACCTGACCGTGACCCTACAGCGCCCCCCAAGGGCTAAACGCCACCCCGGCTCCATCGTACCCAAGCTGGAGGCCGCCATGTCTCCCAGAACCCACGGCGGCGGTCCAGGTTACGTCCAGCATAAAACCCTCGGGAAGACGCGGCACAAAAACGGCACGGTCGCCGCCGGCAATGGCCTGGCCCAGCCCGCCAAGAATCCAGTCGGCCGGCCGCCTCGTCACCGTATCAACAATCCCCACGGCGACACagcagacagggagagggacactgcctctccttcctcctcagaCTCCTCggcctcccccacccctcctccccactcctcccactctccttccTCGCTCTTGTCGCTGCCCTCCTTCAAGGATGTAGGAAatgagaaaggaggggagaaggaggtgtgGGTGGCGGTGTTCCTTTACCTGAGCAGAGCCGAGCTGGCTAGCTGTATGACTGTCTGTAAGGCCTGGTACAAATGGTGAGTCACACCCGTCCCTCTGTTATTAGAGTAACATTCACAACCATTCGCATGGCTTGTTTTAGTGATTGGGTGGGGGGTGCTATACAGTTGCATATTGGGATATTATTTTTGTGCTTG
This genomic stretch from Oncorhynchus keta strain PuntledgeMale-10-30-2019 chromosome 29, Oket_V2, whole genome shotgun sequence harbors:
- the LOC118362982 gene encoding lysine-specific demethylase 2A-like — protein: MEDKRRPRFSKRLRSGTRRRYHDDGISDDEIEGKRTFDLEEKLRSERFTSDRVKRMEGKDLTFEYIQRGGLRDPIIFEKPDGLGIKMPDPDFSVNDVKIFVGSRRMIDVMDVSTQKGIEMSMAQWRRYYETPPSQRDKLYNVISLEFSHTKLENLVQRPTSVDIIDWVDNMWPRHLKERQRDSTNSITDMQYPKVQKYCLMSVQGCYTDFHIDFGGSSVWYHILRGGKVFWLIPPTPQNLELYEDWVLSGKQGDIFLGDKAQDCQRIELKQGYTFMIPSGWIHAVYTPVDTLVFGGNFLHSFNIPMQLNIYSIEDRTRVPAKFRYPFYYEMCWYVLERYLFSLTNTSYLTPDFQKHSLGIGQSYERPSTCESVNGHTQREDEEEAPPTRGSKPGVKVHLTPFELEGLWNLLGKLESLPSQKNCVPAGIHNAPALLHDIRALLKEHANDIPKLSYTGKPIVKWPTRPSWYQPPPPPPPVARPKLSATVVTPRPQKPASSMSVLRRRRVRCKRCEACVRTECGDCNFCRDMKKFGGPGKLKQTCVLRQCLAPGLPLSVVCELCGEGNQEGGEGPVFALTLMECSNCAQIAHPACLKVTGEGVVNTDLPSCWECPKCVLGITDTEVKGDKNKMLHAKRKSSSYLDGRIAKIYRRGGHSDDSGSDDDDDDDDEDDDDDEGSRGGGGGGAGRKMSGPRPRGSGSASRRGYGTGRRGIWRGSSHRGAGRGSGLAPHSSLKMRRGRGGVGRGDRERGGRVRLRGGTRMQRRRDESEEDDNDDDDDEDDDSEEDPQHHHRHKDHRPRRRRRRTDDEEDDDEDDEEDSSARDLEGEDEDVDDEDEDEEDDENQSDSEPEPPVLLVSDLNDDFLNGSYLTVTLQRPPRAKRHPGSIVPKLEAAMSPRTHGGGPGYVQHKTLGKTRHKNGTVAAGNGLAQPAKNPVGRPPRHRINNPHGDTADRERDTASPSSSDSSASPTPPPHSSHSPSSLLSLPSFKDVGNEKGGEKEVWVAVFLYLSRAELASCMTVCKAWYKWSCDKRLWSGVDVSRCPSLSSQALQGIIKRQPTSLDLSWTPVSKKQITLLIHRLPGLKELMIAGCSWSSMSALSTPSLPCLRTLDLRWAEGVKDTQIRDLVTPPGCDSRSRLRGCVVLRLAGLDISDSTLRLILRHMPLLERLDLAHCGDLTDQSVCLLTAAGTHTRNTLTEINLSGCNKLTDGCLAYLKRASGLVLLDLRGCKGVTRRGCEGFISDLSHCVLFCMTEEKLIQRIS